The following nucleotide sequence is from Corynebacterium hindlerae.
TGACAGGGCTAATCTGCACAATCTTACTCGGTGCTTGCCCAGAAACCCGATTCGACAAGACGTGGCGAAGTCCACACCCCGCGCCCCACACCGCCCCATAAGTCCAGTTCAAGGTGGGTGGCGCAGAGTTTGAGCGTGTCTGAAAAGTTATCAAGTTGCAGCCTTTTGTCTATCGGATAGGTATCGTCCCCGTCGATCGGTGCCCCTAGATGCGAGCACAGCACCCGCAGTTGATGGGTATGTCCGGTCAGTGGTTCAAGTTCCACCAGGTGGTCCTGTAACAGCCGCGCCCTCGTCACGGTCTTTTTCCCACGGGTGTCCACGCGCACTTGCCGCTCCCCTTTCACTTTCAGCATTGGCAGTTCGAAGGTCTGCCATTCTGTCCCCAAGGGCAGGTGGCCGGATACCACCGCCCGATGGCGTTTCTTGGCATGTCGATGAGCGAATTGCTGTTGGTAGAACCCGCGGGTTTCAGCAGATGTGGACAGCGCCAGCAGCCCGCACGTGAGGCGGTCGAGGCGATGCACGGCCACGATGTCATCATTTCCGGTGGCTACGCGCTGTCGGGTTTGCACAGTTTCCCGCACGAGACGGCCGTTGGGGGTGCTTGGCACAAACGCGGGCTTATCGACGACCATAAGCCCACACCCCTGAAACACCGGAATTTCCTGGAACGGAATGGGATCCTCGGGCGGGACTTCTTCGTGATACCAGGCAGGGGTCGGTTTTGGCAGCACTGTACCCGGTTCCAGCACGGATCCGAATGCAAACCCGCTGTCCCCGGAAGCACCAGCGTAGTAGGTGCGATCGGAGGGCACCACTGAGCGCAACACTACGCGCAGCGGTGAAATCCCGTCTCGCGCCGGGATGGGGGCCTTAGCCAAGGCGTGCGCAGGCGGCGTCAATGGCTTCGTCTGAGCCGGTCAGTGCAACGCGCACGTAATCGTTTCCCTTGGGGCCGTAGAATTCGCCCGGCGCCACCAAAATGCCGTATTCGGCGAGCCATGCGACGGTGTCTCGCCCTGGTTCGCCGCGGGTTGCCCACAGGTAGAGTCCGGCTTCGGAATCGGTGATGGTGCAGCCGGCGTCGATAAGCGCGCGCATCAGCTTCGCGCGACGCTTGGCGTAGCGCAGCTTTTGGAGGGCTTCTTGCTCGTCGTCACGCAGCGCAGCGAGCGCAGCGTGCTGAACAGCGTGCGGCACCATCAGGCCCAGGTGCTTGCGGGCGAGGCGCAGCTCAGCGATGAGTGCGGGGTCCCCCGCGAAGAAACCGAAGCGGTAGGACGCGAGGTTCGAGGACTTCGACAGCGAATGCAACGCGAGAAGCCCAGTGAGGTTCCCCTCGTTAACGCGCGGATCCAAGATCGATACCGGCGGGTTGCCATCATCCCAGCCGAGACCGATGTAGCACTCGTCGGATACTACGATCACGCCACGTTCCTGGGCCCAGGACACTACTTTTTTCAGGTGTTCGAGTCCGAGCACTTTACCGGTCGGGTTGGCAGGCGTGTTGAGGTAGATGAGCGACGGCGTCATCGGCCCCAGCTTCGTCAGGGAATCTGCCCGCACGACCTCGGCACCCGCGGTGAGGGCGGCCACCTCATAGGTTGGGTACGCCACCTCGGGAATGACCACAGTGTGGCCAGCGCCAATACTCAGCATCAGCGGGGTGAGGGCCACAGCTTCCTTTGTTCCCACCACCGGCTGGACATGATCCGGGCTGAGCCCAGACACACCGTAGCGACGGTCCAGCCAAGAGACGATTTCTTCCCGCAACCCAGCAATCCCCTCGGTGGGCGGGTATCCGGGGTAAGCGGCGGCACCGACGAGGGCCAATTGGATACCCGGCGCGACGTCATCGATCGGGGTGCCGATGGACAGGTCGATGAGGCCCTCGGGGTGCTGGGACGCGCGCTCACGGGCGGCGGAAAGCGTATCCCAAGGGAACTCGGGCAGTCGGCGGCCTAGGACATCACGCGGGCGGGTTGACATTAGTCGTTGACCTGCGGTGGGAGCTTAGCAACGAGCTCAGCGTCGAAGTCTTGTGGGCCGAGCTTGGCGGCGCCGCCTGGAGAGCCGAGTTCGTCGAAGAAGGCGGCGTTGGCGTCGTTGTAGTCAATCCACTCGTCTGGCACGTCATCCTCGTAGAAGATTGCTTCCACTGGGCACACTGGTTCGCAGGCACCGCAGTCAACGCACTCATCGGGGTGGATGTACAGGGAGCGCTTGCCTTCGTAGATGCAGTCAACTGGGCATTCTTCGACGCATGCTTTGTCCATGACGTCGACGCAAGGTTGCGCAATGG
It contains:
- a CDS encoding pseudouridine synthase, coding for MTPPAHALAKAPIPARDGISPLRVVLRSVVPSDRTYYAGASGDSGFAFGSVLEPGTVLPKPTPAWYHEEVPPEDPIPFQEIPVFQGCGLMVVDKPAFVPSTPNGRLVRETVQTRQRVATGNDDIVAVHRLDRLTCGLLALSTSAETRGFYQQQFAHRHAKKRHRAVVSGHLPLGTEWQTFELPMLKVKGERQVRVDTRGKKTVTRARLLQDHLVELEPLTGHTHQLRVLCSHLGAPIDGDDTYPIDKRLQLDNFSDTLKLCATHLELDLWGGVGRGVWTSPRLVESGFWASTE
- the dapC gene encoding succinyldiaminopimelate transaminase translates to MSTRPRDVLGRRLPEFPWDTLSAARERASQHPEGLIDLSIGTPIDDVAPGIQLALVGAAAYPGYPPTEGIAGLREEIVSWLDRRYGVSGLSPDHVQPVVGTKEAVALTPLMLSIGAGHTVVIPEVAYPTYEVAALTAGAEVVRADSLTKLGPMTPSLIYLNTPANPTGKVLGLEHLKKVVSWAQERGVIVVSDECYIGLGWDDGNPPVSILDPRVNEGNLTGLLALHSLSKSSNLASYRFGFFAGDPALIAELRLARKHLGLMVPHAVQHAALAALRDDEQEALQKLRYAKRRAKLMRALIDAGCTITDSEAGLYLWATRGEPGRDTVAWLAEYGILVAPGEFYGPKGNDYVRVALTGSDEAIDAACARLG
- the fdxA gene encoding ferredoxin, producing the protein MTYTIAQPCVDVMDKACVEECPVDCIYEGKRSLYIHPDECVDCGACEPVCPVEAIFYEDDVPDEWIDYNDANAAFFDELGSPGGAAKLGPQDFDAELVAKLPPQVND